One Methanococcus aeolicus Nankai-3 DNA segment encodes these proteins:
- a CDS encoding glycosyltransferase family 4 protein, with the protein MKIAMITWEYPPIMVGGLSVHCRGLAEALVRAGHEVDIITAAYDLPEYENMNGVNIYRVNPIKHSNFLDWSLFSANLMIKKLGMLGAPNYDIIHCHDWMTYFVGTGVKHLLNKPYVQSIHSTEYGRCGGIHSEDSNAINEIEWLSTYESNAVITVSNSMKRELCSMFNVPHDKVNVIYNGIDPEEFDIPMGEHEKNEFRKSFGVQPHEKMVLFVGRLVYQKGVEYLIRAFPKILEQHPDSKLVIAGAGDMRGYLEELAWNMGYGDKVVFLGFIDGMTLKLLYKSTDVAVIPSIYEPFGIVALEAMAGGAPVVVSDVGGLSEIIQHEYNGVRVYIKNPDSIAWGVNRILSDEGFRNWIVNNAKHDVYTKYSWDAIAQNTINVYNESILKHK; encoded by the coding sequence ATGAAAATAGCCATGATAACTTGGGAATACCCTCCAATAATGGTTGGAGGATTGTCGGTTCATTGTAGAGGTCTTGCTGAAGCACTTGTTAGGGCAGGGCATGAGGTAGATATAATAACTGCGGCATATGATTTACCCGAATATGAAAATATGAATGGCGTAAATATTTACCGTGTAAATCCTATTAAACATTCTAATTTCTTAGATTGGTCATTATTCTCGGCAAATTTAATGATAAAAAAACTTGGAATGTTGGGAGCTCCTAACTACGATATAATCCACTGCCATGATTGGATGACCTATTTTGTAGGAACTGGTGTAAAACATCTATTAAATAAACCATATGTTCAATCCATTCATAGCACAGAATATGGGCGATGCGGGGGTATCCATTCCGAGGATTCAAATGCAATAAATGAAATAGAGTGGTTAAGCACATATGAGTCAAATGCCGTAATAACAGTTAGCAATTCTATGAAACGGGAATTATGTTCTATGTTTAATGTCCCCCATGATAAAGTAAATGTAATATATAATGGAATAGACCCCGAAGAATTTGATATACCAATGGGAGAACATGAAAAAAACGAATTTAGAAAGAGTTTTGGCGTTCAACCTCATGAAAAAATGGTATTATTTGTGGGGAGATTGGTATATCAAAAAGGAGTAGAATATTTAATCAGGGCATTTCCAAAAATATTGGAGCAACATCCTGATTCAAAACTTGTCATAGCTGGTGCAGGTGATATGAGAGGTTATTTAGAAGAATTGGCGTGGAATATGGGGTATGGAGATAAAGTAGTATTTTTAGGGTTTATTGATGGTATGACATTGAAACTACTATACAAATCTACCGATGTGGCAGTCATACCTTCGATTTATGAGCCATTTGGAATTGTGGCACTTGAAGCTATGGCAGGGGGAGCTCCTGTTGTGGTAAGTGATGTAGGGGGGCTAAGTGAAATTATTCAACATGAATATAATGGTGTTAGAGTATATATTAAAAATCCAGATTCCATTGCATGGGGCGTAAATAGAATTTTATCTGATGAAGGATTTAGAAACTGGATTGTAAATAATGCTAAACATGATGTATATACAAAATATAGCTGGGACGCCATAGCTCAAAATACTATAAATGTATATAATGAATCCATTTTAAAACATAAATAA
- a CDS encoding winged helix-turn-helix domain-containing protein, whose amino-acid sequence MDNIVNKIGEIAGEIYHILKEGEKNMSGLKKPLKEKGYTDSLITMAIGWLARENKIDIYKQERQTIVKLIEK is encoded by the coding sequence ATGGATAATATAGTGAATAAAATAGGAGAAATAGCCGGGGAAATATATCATATATTAAAAGAAGGCGAAAAAAATATGAGTGGATTAAAAAAACCACTTAAAGAAAAAGGATATACTGATAGCCTTATTACAATGGCAATAGGATGGCTTGCAAGAGAAAATAAAATTGACATATATAAACAGGAAAGACAAACCATTGTAAAATTAATAGAAAAATAA
- a CDS encoding glycoside hydrolase family 15 protein, translating to MVGIIGNSKVLAKLDDMGSIEYAFFPHLGFEKHIFDSAFAILYDGELKWHWDYSWDIDQRYLDDTNILKTTYSNKHFFVSSEDFVSIAHNLLVKNITIHNNSNQKKKLKLFFYENIRMGENPQKNTVKFLKTNNCLIKSDKKYMFGIGGGKKISSYQCGVRASESSAYKDIENGLLKEQITATGDITDSALCWDIELGPNQKSNIPIYIIMEEYDDYHSNMIDVVNNLNQISNNIDNIYKLTYNYWIDAVKSFSNLNISNNLNINKKQWKNYVDICKRVILTILLLKNYDGGIIASPSIYPDYRYVWNRDASYVSIAMDLYGIPRVSEKFFEWCKKAQNEDGSWVQNYFIDGKPRLTAMQNDQVGTTIYALLIHYKITKDKSYLKRYWNMVKKAGDYMTNVIVSSSSCYDLWEETVGIFSYTLGALYGGLKSAIKIAEILNTNDFESIEKWDNAVKLIEDNMYKFYSEKENRFLKSINPIDKTIDASILGLSFPYNLIPADDPRMISTAEQIESAFNYKVGGIGRYPEDVYFGGNPWIITTIWLYLYYVQLIEVLSSKNAPSEVIEKYKNKCDKLLKWSLKYQFNGLFPEQIHKDMGAPISAIPLGWSHAMVLIALHNDAISKLQIE from the coding sequence ATGGTAGGAATTATAGGAAATAGCAAAGTTCTGGCTAAATTGGATGATATGGGCTCAATTGAATATGCCTTCTTTCCCCATTTAGGTTTTGAAAAACATATATTTGATTCTGCATTTGCTATTTTATATGATGGCGAATTAAAATGGCATTGGGATTACTCGTGGGATATTGACCAACGGTATTTAGATGATACAAATATTTTAAAAACTACCTATTCCAATAAACATTTTTTTGTGAGCTCTGAAGATTTCGTTTCAATAGCACATAATTTATTAGTTAAAAATATAACCATACACAACAATTCAAACCAAAAAAAGAAATTAAAATTATTTTTCTATGAAAATATTAGGATGGGAGAAAATCCACAAAAAAACACTGTAAAATTTTTAAAAACAAATAACTGTTTAATAAAATCCGATAAAAAATATATGTTCGGTATTGGGGGCGGTAAAAAGATATCTTCATACCAGTGTGGTGTTAGGGCATCAGAAAGTAGTGCATATAAAGATATTGAAAACGGACTTTTAAAGGAACAAATTACTGCTACTGGGGATATTACAGACAGTGCTTTGTGCTGGGATATTGAACTAGGACCCAATCAAAAAAGCAATATTCCGATATATATTATAATGGAAGAATATGATGATTATCATAGTAATATGATTGATGTTGTGAATAATCTAAACCAGATTTCAAATAATATCGACAATATATATAAATTAACATATAATTACTGGATAGATGCAGTTAAAAGTTTTTCAAATTTAAATATATCAAATAATTTAAATATCAATAAAAAACAGTGGAAAAATTATGTGGATATATGTAAAAGAGTTATTTTAACAATATTGTTATTAAAAAATTACGATGGTGGAATAATAGCTTCACCCTCAATTTATCCCGATTATAGGTATGTATGGAATAGGGATGCAAGTTATGTATCAATTGCTATGGATTTATATGGTATACCCAGAGTATCTGAAAAATTTTTTGAATGGTGCAAAAAAGCTCAAAACGAAGATGGCTCTTGGGTTCAAAATTATTTCATAGATGGAAAACCCCGTTTAACAGCAATGCAAAATGACCAAGTAGGCACTACAATATATGCCCTCCTTATACACTATAAAATTACAAAAGATAAATCATATTTGAAAAGATATTGGAACATGGTCAAAAAAGCGGGGGATTATATGACCAATGTTATAGTTTCGTCTTCTTCTTGCTATGATTTGTGGGAAGAAACCGTAGGTATATTTTCATATACTCTCGGAGCCCTATATGGCGGTTTAAAATCTGCTATAAAAATAGCCGAAATTTTAAATACAAATGATTTCGAAAGCATCGAAAAATGGGATAATGCCGTGAAATTAATTGAAGATAATATGTATAAGTTTTATTCGGAGAAGGAAAACAGATTTTTAAAATCTATAAATCCGATAGATAAAACAATTGATGCCAGTATTTTGGGGCTGAGTTTTCCATATAATTTAATTCCCGCAGATGACCCACGAATGATTAGCACAGCTGAACAAATTGAGTCAGCATTTAATTACAAAGTTGGAGGTATTGGGCGGTATCCAGAAGATGTTTATTTTGGGGGCAATCCTTGGATAATTACTACAATATGGTTGTATTTATATTATGTTCAATTAATTGAAGTATTATCTTCTAAAAATGCACCATCGGAAGTAATTGAAAAATATAAAAATAAATGCGATAAACTGTTAAAATGGTCATTGAAATATCAATTTAATGGATTATTCCCAGAGCAAATTCATAAAGATATGGGAGCTCCCATATCAGCAATTCCTTTGGGCTGGTCTCATGCCATGGTATTAATAGCATTACATAATGATGCTATTTCAAAATTACAAATCGAATAA
- the engB gene encoding GTP-binding protein EngB, translated as MNEETNNEFKKNLEKFKKMAKRGKETKMDKKPQIIVVGRSNVGKSTLVRLITKKDVRVGKKPGVTLKINKYDVGNFILVDLPGFGFMTGLEEKVQNKIKKEIVQYIEDNKDQIVGSIILIDVKAFPGIVERWDSKDEIPIDIEMFEFLEELELNPSIFINKMDKIKKNDQDKTLDKIVAIFGCPAPWRQWINDIITIGILKEGIGLNEVMVKINKNVNEYNRVKNKK; from the coding sequence ATGAACGAAGAAACAAATAATGAATTTAAAAAAAACCTTGAAAAATTTAAAAAAATGGCAAAACGAGGAAAAGAAACTAAGATGGACAAAAAACCACAAATAATTGTGGTTGGTCGTTCCAATGTTGGAAAATCTACGCTAGTAAGACTTATCACAAAAAAAGATGTGAGAGTTGGAAAAAAACCAGGAGTTACTTTAAAAATAAATAAATATGATGTTGGAAACTTTATTCTTGTGGATTTGCCTGGTTTTGGATTTATGACTGGACTTGAAGAAAAAGTTCAAAATAAAATAAAAAAAGAAATTGTTCAATATATTGAAGATAATAAAGACCAAATTGTGGGCTCCATAATATTAATTGACGTCAAAGCATTTCCGGGCATTGTAGAAAGATGGGATAGTAAAGACGAAATACCGATTGATATAGAAATGTTTGAGTTTTTGGAAGAATTGGAGTTAAATCCATCAATATTTATAAATAAAATGGACAAAATAAAAAAGAACGACCAAGACAAAACACTTGATAAAATTGTAGCAATATTTGGTTGTCCTGCTCCGTGGAGACAGTGGATTAATGATATAATCACAATAGGAATTTTGAAAGAAGGAATCGGACTAAATGAAGTAATGGTCAAAATAAATAAAAATGTCAATGAATACAATCGGGTAAAAAATAAAAAATAA
- the rplJ gene encoding 50S ribosomal protein L16 encodes MALRPSKCYREINKPAYTRKKYIRAVPQPKVVHYVNGNKGGDFPVEVHLVVKDDIQIRHNALESARIVGNKYTQNKCGRLGYKFQIRVYPHQVLRENKMASGAGADRISDGMRLSFGKAVGTAARVRKGQKIITISTTPENVIHAKEALRRCNMKMPVKCKIVIGKGAELVKN; translated from the coding sequence ATGGCACTAAGACCAAGTAAATGTTATAGAGAAATTAATAAACCAGCATACACAAGAAAAAAATATATTAGGGCTGTTCCACAACCAAAAGTTGTTCATTATGTTAATGGAAACAAAGGTGGAGATTTCCCTGTGGAAGTTCATTTAGTTGTTAAAGATGATATTCAAATAAGACATAATGCATTGGAATCAGCAAGGATTGTAGGAAATAAATACACTCAAAATAAATGCGGTAGATTGGGATACAAATTCCAAATAAGAGTATATCCTCACCAAGTATTGAGGGAAAATAAAATGGCATCAGGAGCTGGTGCAGATAGGATTTCCGATGGAATGAGATTATCATTCGGAAAAGCTGTTGGAACAGCTGCAAGAGTTAGAAAAGGGCAAAAAATTATTACAATTTCAACAACTCCTGAAAATGTAATACACGCAAAAGAAGCTTTAAGAAGATGCAACATGAAAATGCCTGTAAAATGTAAAATAGTAATTGGAAAGGGAGCAGAATTAGTAAAAAATTAA
- a CDS encoding UbiD family decarboxylase: MIRDLINSIDNLKVVEKANKKFEITKILAENDGAPTYIKDVNGYEVIGNLCNREIIAKSLGIEVSDLVEYMINALDNEKNGELIVDNELKKEYVSDEVSKISQYPIPTYYEKDAGAYLTSGIVIVKDKDHGINSSIHRILVKDGKLIIRMVEQRHLHYIYNKNIKDGEVDVAIVIGVHPALLLASSTSGDVTFNELKYASALMGAPLKLIKCDTVDLEVPAGEFIIEGKITNKMEEEGPFVDITGTYDTIRQQPVIEITALKRKKEPIFHALLPGGIEHKILMGLPQEPRMYKGIRNTVPSVKQVSLTEGGCCWLHAVVSIEKKTEGDGKNAILAALASHPSLKHVVIVDDDINIHNPSDVEFAIATRVQADKDVVIISDTKGSSLDPSGDHKNKLTAKMGIDATISLRKGNKEEYIRAEIPDIK; the protein is encoded by the coding sequence ATGATAAGAGATTTAATTAACTCAATAGATAATTTAAAAGTAGTAGAAAAAGCCAACAAAAAATTTGAAATTACAAAAATATTGGCTGAAAATGATGGAGCTCCGACTTATATAAAAGATGTAAATGGATATGAAGTAATAGGAAATTTATGCAACAGGGAAATAATAGCAAAAAGTTTAGGTATCGAAGTAAGCGACTTAGTAGAATATATGATAAATGCCCTAGATAATGAAAAAAATGGGGAATTAATTGTTGATAACGAATTAAAAAAAGAATATGTATCTGATGAAGTAAGCAAAATAAGTCAATACCCAATACCTACTTACTATGAAAAAGATGCGGGGGCTTATTTAACCTCAGGCATAGTAATTGTAAAAGATAAAGACCATGGCATAAATTCCTCAATTCACAGAATTTTAGTAAAAGATGGCAAATTAATAATTAGAATGGTTGAACAAAGACATTTACACTACATATACAACAAAAATATCAAAGATGGAGAGGTAGATGTAGCAATAGTAATAGGAGTGCATCCTGCCCTATTGTTGGCATCCTCTACATCGGGAGATGTTACATTTAATGAATTAAAATATGCCTCTGCACTAATGGGAGCTCCCTTAAAATTGATAAAATGTGATACTGTTGATTTGGAAGTTCCAGCAGGGGAATTTATTATCGAAGGAAAAATAACAAATAAAATGGAAGAAGAAGGACCTTTCGTAGATATTACTGGAACATACGATACAATTAGACAGCAACCAGTAATAGAAATAACAGCTTTAAAAAGAAAAAAAGAACCAATATTCCATGCCCTTCTCCCAGGGGGAATAGAACATAAAATTTTAATGGGATTGCCACAAGAGCCACGAATGTATAAAGGAATTAGAAACACAGTTCCATCAGTTAAACAGGTTTCACTAACAGAAGGAGGATGTTGTTGGCTTCATGCCGTTGTATCTATCGAAAAGAAAACCGAAGGAGATGGTAAAAATGCCATACTTGCGGCACTTGCATCACATCCAAGTTTAAAACATGTTGTGATTGTTGATGATGACATAAACATACACAACCCCAGTGATGTAGAATTTGCCATAGCTACACGAGTTCAGGCCGATAAAGATGTGGTAATTATAAGTGATACAAAAGGTTCTTCATTAGACCCATCAGGAGACCATAAAAATAAATTAACGGCAAAAATGGGAATAGATGCCACCATAAGTTTAAGAAAAGGAAATAAAGAAGAATACATTAGGGCAGAAATACCAGATATAAAATAA
- a CDS encoding cobalt-precorrin-8 methylmutase, translating into MFMGASTKDGMDIAEKSRLIVKEKIKNILGDKINKYSVNEMGIIERVVHATADEEYAKLMDFRNEPLKNGIEAIASNKPIVVDISMVEAGIRYNNIHNFINHEKTHKIAKEEQITRAVASMRMAKEYIDGGVVVIGNAPTALFEVIRLINEEGIKPKLVVGAPVGFVKASESKEELRNTNIPSISTVGAKGGTPVAVSIANGIIALSKNERV; encoded by the coding sequence ATGTTTATGGGAGCCTCTACAAAAGACGGAATGGACATAGCCGAAAAGTCAAGATTGATTGTAAAAGAAAAGATAAAAAATATATTGGGCGACAAAATAAATAAATATTCAGTAAATGAGATGGGAATAATTGAAAGGGTTGTTCATGCAACAGCAGATGAAGAATATGCAAAACTTATGGATTTTAGAAATGAACCATTAAAAAATGGAATTGAGGCAATTGCCTCCAATAAACCGATTGTAGTAGATATTAGCATGGTTGAAGCAGGGATTAGATACAACAATATTCATAATTTTATAAATCATGAAAAAACCCATAAAATAGCAAAAGAAGAACAAATAACAAGGGCAGTAGCTTCAATGAGAATGGCAAAAGAATATATTGATGGTGGAGTTGTGGTAATAGGCAATGCTCCAACGGCACTATTTGAAGTTATAAGATTAATTAATGAAGAAGGCATAAAACCAAAGTTAGTTGTGGGAGCTCCCGTTGGATTTGTAAAGGCAAGTGAATCAAAAGAAGAATTGAGAAATACAAATATACCATCAATAAGCACAGTAGGGGCAAAGGGAGGAACTCCTGTTGCAGTATCAATTGCCAATGGAATTATTGCACTTAGTAAAAATGAAAGAGTTTAA
- a CDS encoding DUF63 family protein gives MDIAAYISGFINKYYINPIYNQSGYTIIQEITYGILLFVMVYIFYRACKSLKIEIDSKFALTTVFYVILISLLRSMTDAGVLPHTFYTVTPGIVVVLGIYYIFSIILTGYFFKEKYYKYSIIMAVLPMLYFGAIFLTNIVYFGTLLQILLIIAIIYGIISYLLNNVEYIKNKLKFDKIDKYAILGQLTDASATAVGIASHGYWEQHPIPRFFMDTFGAYSMIPLKLALVFSVLYVLNHEVDNKNLRNIIKITIMALGFAPGLRNLFRIVMGV, from the coding sequence ATGGATATTGCAGCTTATATTTCGGGATTTATTAATAAATATTATATTAATCCAATATATAATCAATCAGGATATACCATTATTCAGGAAATTACCTATGGGATACTTCTTTTTGTAATGGTTTATATATTTTATAGGGCATGCAAATCCTTAAAAATAGAGATAGACAGCAAATTTGCACTAACTACGGTATTTTATGTAATTTTAATATCTCTACTAAGGTCAATGACTGATGCAGGAGTTTTGCCCCATACCTTTTATACGGTTACCCCCGGAATTGTTGTAGTTTTAGGGATATACTACATATTTTCAATAATATTAACAGGATACTTTTTCAAAGAAAAATACTACAAATATTCAATAATTATGGCAGTTTTACCAATGCTGTATTTTGGAGCCATATTTTTAACAAATATTGTATATTTCGGAACGCTATTACAGATATTGTTAATAATTGCAATAATATACGGCATAATATCATATCTATTAAATAATGTAGAATATATAAAAAATAAATTGAAATTTGATAAAATAGATAAATATGCAATATTGGGACAATTGACAGACGCATCAGCCACGGCCGTGGGTATAGCCTCCCATGGTTATTGGGAACAGCATCCAATTCCTCGGTTTTTTATGGATACATTTGGAGCTTACAGCATGATACCTTTAAAATTAGCTTTGGTATTTTCTGTATTATATGTGCTAAATCATGAGGTAGATAATAAAAATTTAAGAAATATAATTAAAATAACAATAATGGCATTAGGATTTGCACCAGGACTTAGAAATTTATTTAGAATAGTTATGGGGGTTTAA
- a CDS encoding DUF190 domain-containing protein: MSVNLKNAKMIRIYIKEQDEHAHMKLYKYIVEKLKEYNISGATIFKGINGYGERGTANIDIIRLSMDLPVVIECIDEIEKIDKILGELVEIIGDNGLIAVVDVNIVSK; encoded by the coding sequence ATGAGTGTAAATTTAAAAAATGCAAAAATGATTAGAATATATATAAAAGAACAAGACGAACATGCCCACATGAAATTATATAAATATATAGTGGAAAAACTTAAAGAATATAATATTTCTGGTGCCACAATATTTAAAGGAATAAATGGCTATGGGGAGAGGGGAACTGCAAATATTGATATAATAAGGTTATCCATGGATTTACCTGTTGTTATTGAATGTATCGACGAGATAGAAAAAATAGATAAAATATTGGGGGAATTGGTTGAGATAATAGGAGATAATGGATTAATTGCCGTTGTTGATGTGAATATAGTTTCCAAATAA
- a CDS encoding DNA double-strand break repair nuclease NurA: MDFSYILNKKARIQEKINSINKTMDIGEYWIHDNFENSSNCIFAGGDGSFNKIDYIDYCLYSVGTISYINETGGKIEESIKQWDIDIMLPYKYVSNRLRLYMINMELKTILWNFINKDIDYYLFDGSLYSLLIQTHTYGAPRNLEQNSDLTYCYNSHKKELMEKIYAQLNNNDLSPIYDYNEDEKILFEQLEYIVLLVEILKNYKNKIIGISKTSKMSIYFENSNMPDMGIFSKGVKKTGYSKPINLVEKQFNEGINYTINNFKKLYPLENLYYGFLKLDNNSGLTNITSFCKLDNEVFSNLKEISVSGYPYVLKKSHETVKISNKSMELCGKLLGINKKRDRDIILD; the protein is encoded by the coding sequence GTGGATTTTTCATATATATTAAATAAAAAAGCTAGAATACAGGAAAAAATAAATTCTATCAATAAAACTATGGATATTGGAGAATATTGGATACATGATAATTTTGAAAATTCTTCAAATTGCATATTTGCAGGGGGAGACGGCAGTTTTAATAAAATAGATTATATTGATTATTGTTTATATTCGGTTGGAACAATATCATATATAAATGAAACAGGGGGCAAAATAGAAGAATCAATAAAACAATGGGATATTGATATAATGTTGCCATATAAATATGTATCTAACAGATTACGGCTTTATATGATAAATATGGAGTTAAAAACCATATTGTGGAATTTTATAAATAAAGATATTGATTATTATTTATTTGATGGTTCTTTATATTCCTTATTAATTCAAACCCATACATACGGAGCTCCACGAAATTTAGAACAAAATTCCGATTTAACTTATTGTTATAATTCTCACAAAAAAGAATTAATGGAAAAAATATATGCCCAATTAAATAATAATGATTTATCTCCGATATATGATTATAATGAGGACGAAAAGATATTATTTGAGCAGTTGGAATATATTGTCCTATTGGTAGAGATTTTAAAAAATTATAAAAATAAAATAATAGGAATATCCAAAACTTCTAAAATGAGTATTTATTTTGAAAACTCAAATATGCCAGATATGGGGATTTTTTCAAAAGGAGTAAAAAAAACAGGATATTCTAAACCTATAAATCTTGTGGAAAAACAATTTAATGAGGGCATAAATTATACCATAAATAATTTTAAAAAATTGTATCCTTTGGAAAATTTATATTATGGATTTTTAAAATTGGACAATAATTCAGGATTAACAAATATTACTTCCTTTTGTAAGTTGGATAATGAAGTTTTTTCAAATTTAAAAGAAATATCGGTCTCTGGTTATCCATATGTGTTAAAAAAATCTCATGAAACCGTAAAAATTAGTAATAAATCTATGGAGCTCTGCGGTAAATTGTTGGGAATTAATAAAAAACGAGATAGGGATATTATACTTGATTGA
- a CDS encoding helix-turn-helix domain-containing protein → MDKIKLHIIGDVVLSDDIGKSMKKWRDMFGISQIDVSRYLGLSPSVISDYESGRRKNPGVVVIRRYIETLINIDREKGGHTIKALQRVINPPSMNAILQIKEYGAPISIEEFLKIIDGKIVRDNKNNNSIETNIFGHTVVDSVKAILEMDGQDFINLYGWTTERALIFTNVSTGRSPMVAIRVSSIKPRVVVFQGYTKLDTLALKIAEIEGITLITTDLELDELLKRLK, encoded by the coding sequence ATGGATAAAATAAAATTGCACATTATCGGAGATGTAGTATTATCTGATGATATTGGAAAAAGTATGAAGAAGTGGAGGGATATGTTTGGCATATCTCAAATAGATGTTTCGAGATACTTAGGGTTATCTCCATCTGTTATAAGTGATTATGAATCAGGACGGCGAAAAAACCCTGGTGTAGTTGTTATAAGAAGATATATTGAAACCCTAATCAATATAGACAGGGAAAAGGGCGGACACACTATAAAAGCACTTCAAAGAGTAATAAATCCTCCATCAATGAATGCTATTTTACAGATAAAAGAGTATGGAGCTCCCATATCAATAGAGGAATTTCTAAAAATAATTGATGGAAAAATAGTTCGAGACAATAAAAATAATAATTCCATTGAAACTAATATTTTTGGGCATACTGTTGTAGATAGTGTAAAGGCAATATTGGAAATGGATGGCCAAGATTTTATAAATCTTTATGGTTGGACAACGGAAAGAGCACTAATATTTACCAATGTTTCAACTGGTAGGAGTCCAATGGTGGCAATTAGGGTTAGTTCTATAAAACCACGAGTTGTGGTATTTCAAGGATATACTAAATTAGATACATTGGCTCTAAAAATAGCCGAAATTGAAGGTATTACGCTAATTACAACAGACCTTGAACTTGATGAATTATTAAAACGATTAAAATAG